A section of the Marmota flaviventris isolate mMarFla1 chromosome 19, mMarFla1.hap1, whole genome shotgun sequence genome encodes:
- the Eef2kmt gene encoding protein-lysine N-methyltransferase EEF2KMT, whose product MEPEEGSETARLLQSFERRFLAARTLRSFPWQSLEEKLRTSSDSELLLDILQKTVKHPVCIRHPPSVKYTQSFLLELIKKHEVVHAEPLDELYEALAEVLTTEEPTQCHRSYVLPSGDSVTLSESTAIVSHGTTGLVTWDAALYLAEWAIENPAAFRHRTVLELGSGAGLTGVVICKTCHPRAYIFSDCHSRVLKQLRGNVLLNGLPLEPEATADSESPLVTVAQLDWDEAAVPQLSAFQPDIVIAADVLYCPEVTLALVGVLQRLSACQRDRVPDVYVACTMRNPETCQLFTTELGRAAIRWEAVPPHSQKLFPYEEHSEMAVLRLML is encoded by the exons TTCCTGGCGGCGCGCACGCTGCGCTCCTTCCCCTGGCAG AGCCTAGAAGAGAAACTAAGGACGTCATCAGATTCCGAGCTGCTGCTGGATATTCTGCAGAAG acAGTGAAACATCCTGTGTGTATAAGGCACCCACCGTCGGTGAAGTACACCCAGAGCTTCCTCTTGGAGCTCATCAAAAAG CACGAGGTTGTCCACGCAGAGCCTTTGGACGAGCTGTACGAGGCACTGGCAGAGGTCCTGACCACAGAGGAGCCCACCCAGTGCCACCGAAGCTATGTGCTG CCTTCAGGAGATTCAGTCACCCTCTCGGAGAGCACAGCCATCGTTTCCCACGGCACCACGGGCCTGGTCACGTGGGATGCAGCCCTCTACCTCGCAGAGTGGGCCATAGAGAACCCAGCAGCCTTCAGGCACAG GACTGTGCTAGAGCTGGGCAGTGGCGCTGGCCTCACAGGTGTGGTCATCTGCAAGACATGCCACCCCCGAGCATACATCTTCAGTGACTGTCACAGCCGTGTCCTCAAGCAGCTCCGAGGAAACGTGCTTCTCAACGGCCTCCCACTGGAGCCGGAGGCCACGGCTGACTCAGAGAGCCCCCTGGTGACGGTGGCCCAGCTGGACTGGGATGAGGCAGCGGTCCCTCAGCTATCCGCCTTCCAGCCAGACATTGTCATCGCAGCAG ACGTGCTATACTGCCCAGAAGTGACCCTCGCACTGGTTGGGGTCCTGCAGAGGCTCTCTGCCTGCCAGAGGGACCGGGTTCCTGACGTCTATGTGGCCTGCACCATGCGCAACCCAGAGACCTGCCAGCTGTTCACCACCGAGCTAG GCCGGGCCGCGATCCGCTGGGAAGCAGTGCCTCCTCACAGCCAGAAACTGTTCCCCTATGAAGAGCACTCGGAGATGGCAGTCCTGAGACTCATGCTGTAG